The following DNA comes from Cheilinus undulatus linkage group 4, ASM1832078v1, whole genome shotgun sequence.
CTATGTAAACTGCCCTGCTACTGTAAGCCTGCTCCTAATGACGGAGTCCCACGCTGTGTTATTGGTATAGGCTACTTTTACTCTCACCACTGGTGTGTATTTGAGCACAGAAGAGATACAGGTGTAACATATCTAatccttttttgcatttttttaaataaaagaaagtctaaacttaaaaaaatgctatTGTATAAGCTAAATGAAATCAACCActtcaaatgaaatgaaatctCTTAACGTTGAGCTGCTGTGATTCTCACATGCTGCAGTGCACAGCTGCAGCTGTAAAGTAGGCAATAGGCAAGTCTGAAGCTGAacacacactacaagataattTTGTCAATTATCTGCCTCATACCACCCTCAAACAAAGTCGGCAAAGGCCAGATTATTGTGTGGTTCTAAAGATTGTCTTGCTAAATTGCCCTGTGGTGTGGGGTTTGTTCAGAATAACTATTTCCCTCTCCAACCTGCTTGAAAGATGATCAGAAGCGCTCTGACTCAAGGTGATTTACATTAAACATGTTCAGTATCTATTATCAGATATCCTATTGTGTCGGGTGAACATTGAGAACAGCCAGGCAAGACTGCAATGTGGGACGGTgaaacagccaatcaggaagcaagctaaCTGAAAAGggaagcacaaaaaaaaagccatggCAACGATACTAAACATAAAACTTAAAGTTTAGatgaatgtcagaaatggaggagcaacttgttgatttttggcaactAAACAAGTGTTTAACAACTtgtactgtaaaaacaaaccatAACTGACAAAGGGGGAAGCTGGACCAAATTTGCTACTACAAgagatgtagcaggtagctaacagctagtcacattagcttgtttactctaaagttGCATTTGACAACGCAAGATTTAGAGTTTTTGGAGATCAGTGATCATAACTTGTTAGtttgtggtgtgctgtgtttatCATCTCGttacacaccacacacatatGAACAGAACAGTTAAAACTGTCATTATAGTTCACCATGTGCGGCGTCTCTCACATTGAAAAACtggttacattttttaaattctttagtGTGTGGCAGGCTTGAGCAGTTAACAAAGCATATATTAATAAGTGCGGGGAGGTGTAGCATAACAGGAATCCATTTACGGAGGACCAGCCTTGTGCAAGCAGGCATCCATCTCAAGCGCCATGCTAATGCCGTGATACTCAACCCGCAGCTCcagagccgcatgtggctcttaaGTGACCACTTGCGGCTCTTTCAAGgcttacttggaaaaaaaaaatccaaagaccaatatgaggcccctccccctttaactaaagaatgaaaaataagtggggaaaaaaatgaaaaagtttctCTTCTATGTTCATAAAGCCACGgaactccagtaaatgccccagtttgagatataaatacccaaatagccaaacataattcatcattttctttgaaaagcatctcatagCTCAAACTCCGCGCATTCTAATGTCTTCAGAAATCTTTAGGCCAGCTGGAACTCACATAATGCTGGTGTTGGGCCTAAAACTGGTTTCTCCAAAATGGCCACTTTTCAGGGAACGAAAAAAATTGATCTTTTGACATACGTTAGGCTATTGCTTTAAAATTAGTTCAAACCACTggcagatgtaaagggtgaccaatagcactgatttataaaaacaaatggaaatcataaaaaattgagatacaaggttttagcctgatgtcagtaagaaatcaaataaatataCGCTCATTATCATTGACAGATTGTTTCTTATGGTACTGTACAGACATTTATATCCcattaacctcataattatccccAAAATCACAGTTTAGTACAttttcaactacagattaactgatctattgTCTACCTTACATTCCCGGGTTGTATTGTGGCTCTCACtgaagtattttttagacaatgtggctctttgataaaataaggttgagtaccactgtgCTAATGTAACTATGACCATAGCACCCTCAACTATAGCCTGAGTGCACATATGGGAGATAGACTGTATATCCACAGTGCTCTGGTCTCTGACTGCTGGTGGTGATATCAGACAGACTTAAATGTACAACCCTAATTCCCAAAAAGTtagggcgctgtgtaaaataccagaatgcaatgatttgcaaatctcataaacccatatcttattcacaataaaacataaacaacaggcAACATAaacgttttaccatttcatgaaaaatattagctcgttttgaatttgatggcagcagcaacaaaaggctggaaaagtaagtaatGACAAACAGCTGAAGGAGAATTTTGCAACTActtaggttaactggcaacaggtcagtaacatgacttggtataaaaggagaattttagagaggcagagtctctcagaagtaaataTGGGTCAAAGAAATCTGCGTGAAACTGGATCTAAAATGTTCACGTCCCCAAAtgaagttaaagctgtgtcatgGGAAGAAGAAGCCATAAGTGTACTCGATCCAGAAGAGCCACTGTctcctctgggccaaagcttcttttaaagaactgaggcaaaatgtgaaactgctctgtggtcagatgaaacaaaagttgagattctttttggaaaccatggactCCATGTCTGTGACTTAAAGAGAGGAACATCCAGCTTGGTATCTGCTCACAGATCAAAAGACTGTATCTCTGATGGCATGGGGTAGCATTAGTGCCTACAGCATGGGCAGCTTAGACatttggaaaggcactatcaatgctgaaaagcatagaggttttagagtagcatatgctcccatctagaCAATGCCTCTTCAGGGAGGGCTTGCACATGCTAcataatggtaaacatggccctgtcccaacttttttgagatgagttgctgccatcaactttaaaatgagctaatatttttttcatgaaatggtataAAGTCTCAATatcaacatgttttatgtttttattcatttgtgaataaaatatgggtttatgagattttcaggtcgttgcattctgtttttatttgcattttacacagctgcccaacttttttggaatagaGGTTGTATAGATTAGTCATCAAAAGagaaaacttattttttcaGCTCTAATCATATGACACAGAATTAGCAGCATGTTGTGGTTCAGGTCATGTGACTAACATTGCATGTCCTGTGAAGTGTTATTAAGCATGTGCACATCACCGTCACAGCTGTTAAACAATATAATTCAGCTCGGATTGACAATaatctgttttcatgctttttcaaaaatactgaCAGGCAAACAGCCAACAACCACATTTAAGATCCCAAAGATAGATAAGGTCAGGAAGTCAGCGATTGTCTTGTGTTTTCTATCCCTTTACATTCCCAGATGTGACTTTGAATCTGGGAAACACAAAATTCATTCACcacttttgaaaaatatttgagGCAAAATAAATTCATAGAGTCAGTTGCTAAGCAACTGCATTTGGCAAACACTTTAAAGTGATGTATCTTTAAACCCAGCCTTTAAAATATGACCTCAAAGGCAACATTCAACCTAGGTAGAGACAATTATTTCCCTAGAAACTGACCCTTTATTTCTGTTacataacaaacacaaacagacacagaaacacattaTGTAAGCTTACTTTCTCCGTGCTCCTCGATAGAAAAGGCCTGGTTTTCTTGAAAGGGTCGGTGCGAGTGTGCAGGGTGCTCATCTTCAAAAGGTGGAGGTGAGGTCGGGTGACTGGTATCGAAGAAACTTTGTGTGTTGGACAGTGGAGGTTTCCGAAGACAAAGGTACGTTTCTGGGATGGCGTGGAACAGCAGCAGGATCCAGCCCTGGATGACCAAGGCCACTGCTAACGCAGGCTCATCCAGCACCTTTTCTTCCCTCTTTCCTCCGCCCAACCTATCCCCCTTCCCCTTCCCCCTCAGCATCTGGCTGCCATAGAGATAAAACCCCAGCCAGGCCACCCATAGCAGTGCTGATGCCAAACTTGACAGGAAGAGCCAGACAGCGTTACACTTCCatctctgtttttcattttctccttcTCTATCTTCTTCACCCCCACCTGCTCCCTCAACCCCCAACTCTCCTCCACAAAGCACCACTCCAAGAGAGAGCCCCATAGCTATGAGGAGCAGCCCAAGGGTGTAGCTGCAGGTCAGGGCAAAGTCTAAAGGTGGATATTCACAGGCTGGGTGACCCTCTCTCACTACAGTCAGCAGGACCCACTCAGCAGAGATGATCCCCTGAACCAGGGCCAGGGCCAGACCCAGAGCTGCGAGGGAACTGCCTGAGGGGCTCGTCTGTCCAGCCACAAGCCTCCTGAGCCTCACTCCCTGAACCAGCAAGCTTGAGAAGCAGAGGGCGAAGAGGGGCCCCCAGAAGGCCCTGCGCACCACACAGAGGGCTTGATTCTTGCCCACGAGGAAGGCTAGTGATATGGAGAAGAGTCCCAGGAGTGTGCctaggagcaggaggagaggcCCAAAGCCGGACCGCCGGGAAGGCTCAGGGATGGAGTGCAGCCTGACCAGTAGGAGCACGGCGAGGACGAGGGAGCTGAGGCCACCACAGCAGGCCACGGCCTCCAGAACCACGCCCCACACTGACTCCAGGTCACACAGCACTCTGTAAGGTGGGTCAACATCAACGCTGCATCCccggggaggagggggagatggGTGGGCCCAACCGTATCCGATCAGAGGCAGAAGGCAGAGGATGATGGGGCTGACGGCCATCTTAGAAGAGACAGAAATATGTATTGAAAAAGAGAAGGCAGGGAAAGGGTTAAAGGAGAGGAAGCGAGGGAGAAAGGTACAGAGAGATAAACAAGTGGAGTGACATTGTGGAGGAGGATGCAATGAGGAGGGGGTTGGAAGACAGGAAGGTGAAGTCGTGATTCATCACTGAACATTAGTTTCTACACCATCTGTTAGCTTCATAATATAGATACTAAATATATATCTGTATAAAGAACCCATCAGGCTGTTAGATGTCTCAGACTAATGaggctttttctttcttttagtcACAAACAGACTCAGTGCACAGAAAATATCTGCTTTTAGCACTGGGCAATGGTTTCCCTGGAAACGGGAAACAGCGTGGGCTGGCTACACTGCACACTGGGCTTTTGAGAAGTCGAGTTTCAGTACCCGAAAGCACAGAGAACACACAAGCAAGGGCGCGCACATGCACATTGTTTCTCTCAGGACTGTCATTGTCACCAGAACCAAAACACCAGttgaatatttacaaaataatttcatgtTTCAAACCTCAAAATGGTCAAGATTAAGGTCAAATACCTCTTAAACActtatttgtttcatttatgttttattcatttgtgcttcTCTAAATGTCAGCTGTACGCTGCAATGACTGTGAAGGATATGCTGCATTTCTTGTGAACTATTCTTGTCTTTTGGGTATGTTCCAGATAAATaaagatcaaatcaaatcaaagagGGAACACAAATCCACAAACAGCACACAGAAAGTAGCACAATGATAAACATCCAACAACAATCATCTCAAACTTACCTCAAATAAAGTCTTGGCTCAATATCCCGATTATTGACAATCAAAAGGCATCAACATTTTCCACTCTTCAACcctttaacttttcaaaaattccttTATACTCCCAGTTGATGAAATCCTCCAGGCAGCAGAAACCAAACCGTTTTCATCTTTTGTTGCTTTCAGCGTTCAAAGCTCtgtttcaaaatataaaaagaacGCCATTAATGTCCTCCTGCTGCAGGGACATGACCGGCTGCTCCGCAAAAAATCCACAATTATGATGCATGCCTTGATACTTCACACACCCACATAGTCAAATTTATCTGCTGCCACTCTTCTCGCTTACTGTCTCCCCTCCGTCCTCTTTCTATTCACTCAGTCTGCTcgtctgtgtttctctctgcctGCTTCATGCTGAATCTGCGGAGGTGTCAACAGAGATGCAATCCCACCTTCACTCCTCGTCACCCACACAAGGACTACGATTTGCTGAGGCACCTGTCTAACTAAGGAGGAAGGAAGAACAGCATATAAGCAGGATAATTCACTGCATATCCAGCATTAGTCACTCATTTGCACATCATGGTGTTATATCCTGCCCACTGGTTCCCACGTCTTCCTCACACTCACAACTTTGGGAGATGTTGCTTTATATTTGATCAGGAGATCAGGCAGAAAACAACCAAGGTCTCTTCAGTAAGATGTCAGTGAACGGTGTGGATTGCAGAGTGATGATTGGCTTTGGAAGAGGAGGGGCAGATGGTCAATCTAAACACAGGTGAGCCTTGAGGCCACGTGGCTGTCCTGGTAGAGAGTCTTACGTAATACCCATGAAGACATGATTCAGCCAAGTCTCCCATTAAAGTGGAGTAATCTCTTCACCAGGAGATGTGCATGCATGTAGGGCCGGAGGGCAGCACGACACAAGGGAAAAACAGGAGTGACCACTACAGGCTAATTGAATCAGTGTAAGAGAGACAGCTGATGGACTGAGGTGATCTCAAATAGAGGCCCGACAAAGGAGAGCTGCTTTATGGTACACAAATAAATTCAGAGACACAGATGTAAGTAAAGTAGTGCACACCTGCTCCCTGCTGTGTCAGACACGACAGTCTAATCCAGATCCTTAGTCTTCACATGCCAGGAAGGGAAGCCAAATGAACATTAGCCAGCATCAATTTCCTTGTTTCAGGTTAAAACACCTTCAATGAGCCTGAATGACTATTACATATCTATTTCTGGATTCTGTGTTAAGACTTCAATGATTAACCAGGTTGGTAGTGTTGTGCCTTAGGTTTGGGGATAAAACTTTCATCTTTACATGTTAGTTTGTTTCCCTTTTGATCTAAGGTTAGTTTGAGGCAGGCAGTGTACCTCAAATCGCGTACAGCTGTTAGTATACTGTATTACAGTACACTTTAATGCAGAACAGAGCACTTCATCAGAGCCAGTTAGTATCATCTCAAACTGCACACTGCCATTTTGcactaacaggaagtgacatcagtTTAACtgactctgtttttttcttcttttttttttttaaacagaaagtTATAAACAGACATTCGGCGATGATAGGCAAAATCTGATGGCAATTTTCATTCACTTTTAGATTAATGTAACTTATATGTTATAACATTAATTGCTTGAAgaaatgaatttattttgctAAATGCGCTTTTTAATTGAAATCTGCTACTGTTGCTAATAACCCATTAGCTAGCTAGTGGATGCTAATGTTTGCTTGTGCACTAGTTTGCTGACAGTACAATGTCAAGTAAGTCATCAGTCCAACTTCTATAATCATTACTAGATTAGTTAGACTGAATAAGAGCCAGACTACTATACTTCTGTATTTAATAATAGTTTTCTGGATTTCATTACCATCCtaactgctaatgctaatactgcattgttctgttttctgttcTCTTTCATGTCTGTTCTAAATCAGTCAAAGCTATTACTGCTAATTTTTCACATATTGTTACCATCATCAGTAAAGTTGTAGCAATTTCCTACAACATGTGAGCTCAGTTTAAGGTTACAACTGCCATACATTTCTTTCATTTGgtattttctttgtgtgtggttttttttttttgtctctcttgtccctctcctcttcttgctaACCTCAGCCCAGCCTCGGCACAGACCTGTCAGCATGAGGCTGGACTTCTTGACAGTCCTACCCTACAGTTAGGGATGGTTTGTGACACCACTGTAATGGGGCttaatactgctagtgctgttctcatggtgattaatggtggtctttattttattaggatatagtctttattataacattaatgattaacactggtctgttTTAGGCCACAAACAGAAAGTACGGTCTAGACCCGCCTTCTTTGTAAAGCATTGTAAAGTTatttgagataactttggtaaTGAACTTTAccatacaaacaaacaatatggagaaaatatgtaaatatagaAATCTGAGGCAAGATGTTCAGAGTTGCCTACATTCTAATGAATTGCTGTAAATTTACAAGGAAATTGCAACAATAAGATCCTGTTATGTTTAAATACAGGACAACCCTGTATAATAATGGTTTATAACATTATCGTACTGTATTATTGCCtcaaggaaagaaaacagtaatttcttgtattttttgcaatgcattctgggaacaAGAAGGTGAGAGCACATGCTTGGAAAGAGAGTGGAGTTAGAAGTCACATTGTTATCCAACTCCATCCTAAAAATAAACAGGTGAGTGCCTTACTGCTTTGCTTATTAGAATAGACAAAAACCATCACTTACTAAGTATGAGGTCATTTGTAAGATTAGCATTAGCTAGAGTCTGACATGACAAACACCGCCGGCACACAGAGTGAGTAAATTCTTTgccagctaacattagcttgatCTTAACAATtgctaaaaaacattttcttgtaATTTCAAATGTTGGTTGGAGTTGTTATAAGGGTCTGCAATGTCAGCTTACTTGTTGGTGATACTTAAGTTTATAatgatgcaattttttttactacaaaattttttttatatccattacctccgccaaggaggttaatTTATCAgaagggtttgttagtttgttaattAGTTTAGCTCATCAGTAAGGAAAACATCTGACAGCTAAGGAAATCAAGAAAATGTCATGGGAAGAAAAGTGCAGCTGCTCCGGTGCAACCCAGTAACTTTTCAAACACTGGCTGGACACATTCTTCAAATAATTCATTGGTGGAAATGCACATCCAATCGGAGAACTTCAGGGCTATATGGTATGCATTGAGTTTCAGGCCAGAGGTTTGCCACATGCGCACACCATCCTATGAATAAAGGATGCACCAAAATTTGAGGTCAACAGTGACGAAAaaattgccacttttatcaacaAACATCAAATGTGCCATTCCAGGGGAAGAAGAGAATGACTTGAGGCAGCTTGTCCTCTCTCTACAGAAGCATGTAAACTCAGCAACATGCCGAAACGGGGGGAAATGCAGATTCTGTTTCCCTCATTACCCCTCTGCTGAAACTGTTATTGCTCGACAGCCTGCTGTAGACGACTCTATGGTTTTAGAGCATTTGGTCAAAGCCTTAACAGAAGCCTTTCAAAGAGTGCACAAAGTCATGGAAGACAAAGATGTTCCTGAGGATATTTCCTTGGAAAATTTGCTGCAGAAGGCTGAGGTTGATTCTCAGATGTATCACCAGGGATTcgtcaaaatgatgaaatcagGAAAACAAGTTGTGCTGCGTCGACAACCCTCAGAAAGGTAGATCAACCAGTACAATCTCAAGATCCTCCAAATGTGGCGTGCAAACATGGACCTGCAGTTCATCCTGGACTGATACTCATGTATCATGTATATCACCAGTTACATGATGAAGAGTGAAAGGGCCATGAACGAACTGCTGAAAAAGGTGGCTGAAGAAAGCAGAGGTGAAGACTTGAAATCAAAACTGAGAAAGGTGGGGTCTGCATTCCTGAACAACAGGGAAGTTAGTGCTCAGGAGACTGCCTACAGGATACTGTCACTGCCACTGAGGAGGGCCAGCAGAAAAGTGGTGTTTGTTAACACTGCACTCCGAGACAAAAGAGTGTCCATGCTGAGGCCAGAGAAGGTCCTCCAAGAAATGGATGACAATGATGAAGACATCTTTTGCACCTCACCGCTTGGCAGGTATGCTGCCCCACGGGATGACTTGGAAGACATGTCCCTTGCAGAATTTTCAGCCACATACACAACTGGAGGAAAAGATGCTCCAGAGGATGCCACTGACCACATCCCTGATGTTTTAGATGACAGTGACGACAATGAAGCTGGCAGCAATGACTCTAACTCTGAAGAAAAGACTCCCTGCAGTCATCACTCTGCAGGCCTGGGACATTGAAAAAACTAAAACGCCACTGCTTTAATAGGTTTCACAAAGAAAAGATACAGGAACCTGCTGATGTTGTACTATCCCTGGCGAGATGAGGTGGCTGATCTCAAAGGTGACTTCCCCTCCTACCAAGAACACTATGAAAGTGTCAAGGACACTGTTCATGCTAATGAAGCCATGTTCAGTGTTAACGCTGATGAACTGGACAGAGCCTATAAGGACTTGGATGGGTCCCCCAGAAGATGCCTGGGATGGTGTAGCGCCAAATATGGAGTTCCAACAGGCTGAACAAGAAGATGAAGGGATTGTTCAAGAAAGGGAGCTCCCACAGGAAGAGCAACTAAGATATGTTGACCTAGCTCCCGAGGCAACATCAAATCATCGTTCAGAACATCACGCTCACTTCACAGCAGAGCTAAGTAAGGTTCTGATGAGCCAACAGCAATACAGAGCCATGATGTGGTCTCTGAACAACAAGCAGATGGAAGTTATGTTTCATCGAAAGTGGTGCAAAGATGCAATCTTTGATCTGAAAAATGACCAACCCATGCCACAGTACAAAGTAGTTCTCAGTGGGCCTGGAGGAGTGGGAAAAAGTCACGTCATCAAGCTGATACACTATGAAACGATGCAGCTTCTCAAACCACTCTCTGGACATTTTGAGCCTGATGAACTTCCAGTTCTGCTGACTGCATTCACTGGGACAGCAGCATTTGGCATCGAGGGGATGACATTGCATTTAGCCCTTGGATTTAGCTGTGGACCCAAAATCATAAGCAGTACCAACCTGCGGGCAGTGAAAAACTGAATACACTCCTCTCACGGTTGGGGAAACTGAAGCTCCTCATTATAGATGAAGTGTCCATGGTTGGGGCTGACCTCCTCTACCATATCCATCGACAGCTTCAAGATATCTATGGGAAATCTAACCCAGATTCTTGATTTGGAGGAGTCAGCATTTTGGCCAGTGGGGATCTCTGCCAACTGCAACCTGTCGGTCAAAATCATGTCTTCGGCCTCCCAACTGACAACTACGCCTGCTTACATGGATCACTGTGGGAGGAAAACTTCAAGGTGATGGAACTCACAGGAAGCATGCGGCAAAAGGACGATCAACATTTTGCCCAGCTTTTGATGAGGGTCAGGACAGCTATCTGAACACAAGATGATATCACTATACTCAAGACCAGAGTCATCACCAAAGAAGCTGCTGACTCAGTGAACGCCCTTAATGTGTTCAAGACAAAGAGGTTGATGAGCACAACACAGAACATCTGAGGAAACTGTCCAGCCCAGTTTTTGACATTGAGGCTATCAACAAGAAAAAGGACGTCCAGACAGACCTCATTGATGTCGTCATTTCCACCAAAGCATCAGATACTGGTGGTCTCAGGGAAATAGGGTCTGTGGCAGAGGGCGCTAGAGTGATGTGACTGTCAACGTAGATGTCTCTGATGGTCTGGCCAATGGAGTctgtggcatggttgttggaaTTGATAACACCGGACGTAATGTTCACACAGTCCTCGTCAAATTTGACAGTGACTGGCTTGGTAAGCAGGCCATCAGTGACAGCCAATATAAGCGGTTATTCCCAGGAGCAGTGCCCATCACAAGACAGGACATTCAGTGCTATGCTGGAAGGGGAAGATGATCTGTGGAAGCAAAGCAATCACAGTTTTCCACTCTCACTGGCCTGGGGTTGCACCATACATAAGGTCCAGGGCAAGACAGTGGAAAAGATTGTTGTTCCCATGCAAAGAAAGGGTTCCTTCATGCTGGGCCAGGCCTGTGTTGCCCTCAGTCGGGTCAAAAACTTGAACGGCCTGTTCTTGCTTGGATTTGACCCCAGTGCCATTCGTACAAACCCGTCTGTCGTTCGTGAAATGGACCAGCTTCGACAAGAAGCAACATCTGAATCCTTGCCCTGTACTACTCCCTCGGTTGCTTCATGGAGGAGTTGAGATCAGACTGCTCGATATCAGATTCTACTTGGAACACGAAGAAGACTTGAAAATGGACAGCAGTCTTCAGCAGGTAGATGTGTTTTGTTTGGTGGAAACATTCCTGAAGCAGCAGCAACAAATAGCCTCAATTCTGCCTCAGTCGAAAGTTATCAGAACAGACAGGCCTGCTGCTCTGGGGTGTGGAGGTGGTGTGATGACTATTGCCAGGCAGGAGATTGCACCTGTGCAGATGAATCTGAAACTCAGTGGCCTGGAGTACACTACTGTTTCcgtgaatgttttttttttgacaaagatCTTCATCATCACCATTTACAGATCTCCTTCCATGCCAGTTGCTACATTGATCACCAAGTTGCAGTACCTTCTAAAATCTCTGCAAACAAATGTTCTTACTGTCATCCTTGGTGATTTCACTGTGGATCTTCTGCAATCCCCTAACCATGAGTTCTTGATGGTCATGCACCAGTTGGTGCAACAACTAGTCCAAGGACCCACTACTGACTGTGGAAGTCTGTTAGATCATGTTTATGTGAACCAGGATCAATCTCCTCGAGTCAGTGTTGCGACTGATACTTTTCGGatcctgtttttgtctgtatCAGTGGAGttgtaaatattttctgtttgtttcaatGTAATATTTGTTATTAAATAAGTTGTATTTGTAAAGTTGTACTGGtatatttgttattttatgtgttggcaaaaaaatatgaaatagaggggaaaaaaacaattaaaaagaagATAAGATCAATGTGAATCCAATGCTAAGGGTAGGTTTTCAAGGTCCAGGAATTAATTTTAGGAGCAAATCACAGCATGGGGAGACTAAGCTACcttggcagaggtctgtgctctccgagtgcttttctagttgtttgtgttttaatgttctTAGATAGCAATGCTTGAAGCAGGCTGCTATTGTCAGGCCTaaacccactttttttttattttagtgttttaagtAGAATTGAAGTTTTAAGTTATTACATCCCcgaaggaggttatgtgatcggcagggtttgttagttactttgttagcaacataactcaaaaagttatggacatatttggttgaaattttaaagaaatgtcagaaatgacataaggaagaactgattaaattttgggagtgatctggatcactgtctggatccaggaattttttaatggattctttactattgggagatagggctaatggcggaggtctgcgctctctgagtgcttttctagttctctATGTTATGAGAAAGTTTGATGATCCTAAGAACCATCAAACTCATTAAAAACCCAATATATAAACAAATTGAAAATTCAGCAGTTTTTGTTAAACCTTGAAAAGATGACCTTTTTGCAGAAGGTTTTGGCACAACTGCAGTGATACTTAATACATACCTGTATGTATGTTCAATTCCAATAAAGAGACATGGTTTGAGAagacactgaaattttattATTGTCTGGACATTTTAAGTCGCAGTTTCAAAGGCcatgtttatttatcacattaaaACATGGTGTTTATAACATGACATGCAAGGAGTAATTTATCAAATCACtaggtttagaaaaaaatatatggtCAATTTTGCTAGAA
Coding sequences within:
- the gprc5bb gene encoding G protein-coupled receptor, class C, group 5, member Bb yields the protein MAVSPIILCLLPLIGYGWAHPSPPPPRGCSVDVDPPYRVLCDLESVWGVVLEAVACCGGLSSLVLAVLLLVRLHSIPEPSRRSGFGPLLLLLGTLLGLFSISLAFLVGKNQALCVVRRAFWGPLFALCFSSLLVQGVRLRRLVAGQTSPSGSSLAALGLALALVQGIISAEWVLLTVVREGHPACEYPPLDFALTCSYTLGLLLIAMGLSLGVVLCGGELGVEGAGGGEEDREGENEKQRWKCNAVWLFLSSLASALLWVAWLGFYLYGSQMLRGKGKGDRLGGGKREEKVLDEPALAVALVIQGWILLLFHAIPETYLCLRKPPLSNTQSFFDTSHPTSPPPFEDEHPAHSHRPFQENQAFSIEEHGETLRSGTYHSNQGTARPGIAFRGHVYQPTEMALVMNGGTMPTAPINYTGRRLW